In the Marinobacter sp. Arc7-DN-1 genome, GCGCCTTGATGTCCTCTCCGGCTTTGCGTGTGTTGGCGCCGGCTTTTAGTGTGCCGTTCAGGTGCAGCTTTCCCTCTGTGACCTCGCAGTCCTCTTCCAGCACCACCGTATCCGTGCCGGCCGGAATCACCGCACCGGTCAGAATCCGGATAGCATGGCCCCCGGGCACATGCCCCATGTACGGCTCCCCGGCGGCACTGCGGCCATCAACCAGGGGCAGGGCGCAGGGCACCTGAGTTAGAGGTCCCGCAAACGCATAGCCATCGACCGCCGAATTGTTGCTCGGGGGGTGAGCGCGAGGCGCATGGACGTCGCTCGCCAGTATCCGGCCATTGACCTGTGACAGCGGGACAGCGCGATCCACACCCACCACAGGATGCAAGCGTGAACGTAGCCGCTCCAGGGCCTCGTCTACCGGCGTCCAGTTCACCCCGGGGGGCAGGGCAAAACAGTCGTTACGAAGCGGGTTCATAGCTCTCCCGTTCATGGTTTTCCAGGGGTCAGAATAAAGTCAGCGATTCCGGGCACATCGTTCAAATCAAAGCAGGGGCCCGCAAACTCCGAGGCATAGTCCGTCGCCACGGCAATAATACTGGCGTCTTCCGGGTGAAGGGGCGCACGGGAGCTTTCCCGCCTGTGCACCTCAATTTTGGGGTGTGAATGGGTCTTGAACCCCTCGACCACGACCCAATCGCAGGGGCCCAGCCGGGCCAGCAATTCATCCAGCGTCGGCTCCCTGGCGCCCCGCAGCTCGTGCATGATGGCGAAACGCTGTCCACCCGCCAGGATGACCTCTCGCGCCCCGGCATCACGGTGTTGGTAGCTGTCGGTGCCGGGCTGGTCCACATCCACCGTGTGATGGGCATGCTTGATCGAGTTAACCGTTAATCCCCTGCCGGACAGCTCACGAATCAGAGCGGCGGCCAGGGTGGTCTTTCCGCAGTTTTTCCAGCCCACGATGCCTATAACGTTCACTTCAGGTGTTTCTCCGCCCAGGCCAGGTCTTCCGGCGTATTAATGTTGAAAAAGTCGTCCTCACCAAAAATCACCAGCGTCTCACCCTGGGCCTGGGTCCACTGACGAATCTTGCGGACACCGTCGTTCAGGGCGGCTCTCAGATTATGCCGCAACGCGACCTGCCAACGGCCAAAGGTTGGCTGGGGCAGTCGGCCGCGTTCCGGATCCGGCGTGGCCGCCAGCACCACCGGGGTATCGCATTCGGCCAATCGTGCTGCCAGGTCCAGAGGGAACGACGGGGTATCCGCGGCGACGCTGATCAGCCACTCATGGCCCTGTTCGGCAGCCCAATCCATGCCCGCGAGCACACCCGCCAGCGGGCCCGGAAAATCACCAATCGAGTCGGCCACCACCGGCAGACCCAGATCATCAAACCGGCTCAGATCCCCGTTGGCGTTTAACACCACGGCGTCGACCTGCGGCGTGATTCGGTCGATGACACGATGGATCAATGACTGATCGCCCAGCATCAATCGTCCTTTGTCACCACCGCCCATTCGGTTTGCCTGGCCACCGGCCAGAATGACCGCACACTCAGTCATGCTGTGCCTCCGTCAATCATGCTGCGCGCCTTTGCGCCGCAGCTTTTTGTCTTCATCGGGAACCTGCGACAAATCCTGATCGAACACCAGGCGATGCTGGCCGCCGAGGCAGGTGAATTTCCTGCCTCGCATCCTTCCGATCAGCGTTAACCCGACCTGCCGGGCAATATCGACACCCCAGGCGGTAAAGCCTGATCGGCTGATCAGGGTCGGGATGCCCATCAGGGCCGTCTTGATCACCATTTCGGAGGTCAGACGGCCAGTGGTGTATAGGACTTTGTCGGCCGCCGGGATGCCGTTTAAGTGCATCCAGCCTGCGATCTTGTCGACCGCATTGTGACGCCCGACATCCTCCATGTAGGCCAGGATCTGGCGTCCCTGACACAGGGCAGTGCCATGAATGGCACCGGTTTCCATATACAGGCTGGGCGTGTGGTTAATCTGATACGAGAGATCGTAAAAGGTACTGGTGTGCACCGGTGTATCCGGCAATGACAGCCCGTCAAGCCCGGCCATCATATCACCAAACACAGTGCCCACGGCACAGCCGGAGGTGCGGGTTTTCTTTTTCAGCTTGGTCTCTACATCGGTAACACCTGCGGTACGGACCACAGCGACTTCCAGCTCTTCGTCGAAATCAATCTTCGTGACCTGATCGGTCTCTTTCAGCATACCCTGGTTCAGGAGAAAACCGAGCGCCAGATACTCCGGGTGATCGCCGATAGTCATTGCCGTGACGATCTCCTGGCTGTTCAGATAGATGGTCAGGGGACGCTCTTCGATCACGCTGATCGACTTCGGTTGGCCGGCTTCATCAACGCCCTCGACGGTGCGGGACAGCCGGGGGTCGGTCGGGTTAGGTAGAAGGGGTGCACTCGTCATTATCGCTTTAGTCCGCTCAGGAAATACACGTGCTCGAATCTGGCTGGCCTAGTCGGCGTTCGGGAAAAACAGCTGCTTGCCGTCAACCTGATAGGCACCAATCGCGGCTTGTCCGGTGTCAGACAGCAACCACTGTGCAAAGGTCTCCGCCGCCTCTCGATTAACGTTCGGGCATTTTTTCGCACTGACGGGAATAACACCGTACTGGTTGAAAAGGGCGGGGTTTCCCTCGAATAGAATGGCGGCGTCCTGTTTGTTGGCAAAGGCGATCCAGGTGGCTCTGTCCGTTAACACATAGGCGCCCAGGCTCACACCGGTATTCAGGGTTGCGCCCATGCCGCTGCCGGTTTCAAGGTACCATTGACCGGATCCGGCGTCAGGGTCGATAGCGGCCGCCTGCCACAATGAGCGTTCTTTTTTGTGTGTCCCCGAATCATCACCGCGTGAGGCAAATTTAGCGCCGGCTTGCTTGATTCTCTGCAGAGCGTCAATGACGTCGCGGGCGTCTGCCAGATTTGCCGGATCGGCTTTGGGTCCAATGATGACAAAGTCGTTGTACATCAGGTCGCGGCGATAGTCGCCATAGCCATCAGCAACCAATTTTTCCTCGGCCGGCCTGGCGTGAACCAGAAGCACATCGCCATCACAGCGCCTGGCATTTTTGATCGCCTGTCCCGTGCCTACGGCGACGACATTCACCTTTATGCCGGTGTCCTTTTCCAATAGCGGTAACAGGTAGTCATATAGGCCACTGTTCTGGGTTGAGGTGGTGGACTGAACGATGATGGTATCCGCCAGAGTGTGAGCGCTGAAAGCCAACGCAACGCAGATGATCAGGTGCTTCATAGCCGTCCTCTAAAACAGGATTTCGCCGGCTAAATACGCTTTAGCCATCGGGGTTTTGGGCGCGGTAAAAAACTGACCAGCCGGGCTCTGCTCGGCTATCTGCCCATTGGAAATAAATACGATTTCATCGGCTAAACGTCTAGCCTGACTTTGGTCATGACTGACCAGAATAACCTTGGTGCCCCGGGCGCTCTGGGCTTTGACCAACGATTCAATTAATAGCACCGATGCCGGATCCAGGCTAGCCGTCGCCTCATCCAACAGCAATAACGCAGGCTCACTCAACAGGGCCCGAGCCAGGGCCAGTCGCTGTTGTTCTCCACCGGACAGCATCCGGGCCGGTTGATCGGCCCGGTCAGCCAAGTTGACAGACTCCAGAGCCTGAATCAAACGCCGGGGGGCGGTCTTGGCGATCCTGGGGGCCGCAAAGGCCAGATTCTGTAGCGCCGTTCGGCGCAGCAGTACCGGGTGCTGAAAGACCATAGCCTGTTCATCGCGACTGGCGGCCACCGTCAGGGAGCCCAGAGTAATCAATCCTTCATCCGGAGTGATCAGTCCATGCAAACAGCGAAGGAGCATGGTTTTTCCCGCGCCGTTCGGGCCCATAATCACCGTGATGCCGGGTTCATCAATCCGCAGGTTTACACCCTGCAACACGGCACGATCACCTTTAATAAGGCGCAGGTCACTGATAATGATAGGCAGGAGCAGGTTAGGCATATTGGCGCTTTGCAGCGTATTCACGGACGCCGATCACCAGTGCGTTGACCAGCAATGACAGAGTCAGCAACACCGCACCCAGGCCCAGGGCAAGGGTCAGGTTGCCCTTCGAGGTTTCCAGTGCGATGGCGGTGGTCATGACACGGGTCAGGTGATCAATATTGCCGCCGACGATGATAACGGCGCCTACTTCGGCGATGGCCCGGCCGAAGCCCGCCAGAATGCAGGTGGTCAGCGCATAGCGGGCATCCACCAGATAGGCCCCCACCGCGCGGCGCCCGGTGATACCCATCGAGTAGAATGTATCCCTGTACTCCTGATGAAGGTGCTCAATCACCTGATTCGAAAGAGCCGCGATAATCGGGGTGATCAGCACCACTTGCGCGATGATCATGGCAGAGGGTGTGTACAGCAGGCCCAGCCAACCCAGCGGACCGGACCGTGACAGCAGCAAATACACAATCAGCCCCACCACCACGGGGGGCATGCCCATCAGGGCGTTCAGCAAAAGGATGCAGAATTTGCGTCCCGGGAATCTGGTGATCGCCAGCCAGGTCCCCAGAGGCAAACCAATGACGGCGGATACGACCAGCGCACTCAGGCTGACCTGGATGGACAGCCAGAGAATTTCAAATAAATCCGCGTCCAGTGTGATAATCAGTCGGAAGGCTTCAGCCAATGCATCCATTTATAAGGATAGTCCTGAATTAGTACATTGAGGATTCAAGCCTCTTTGCCCAAGATTCGCAAGGATTTTGAGCGGGCTTATGTTTCAGTCCACCAGTATCCGCTCAAGTGCCGCCCGGATTTCGCCGGGGATGGGGGCCGATGCATGTTTCCTGCGGTCCACGAACACGTGCACAACCTGACCGAATGCGGCCGCTTCCGGATCGCCTTCCCTGAAAACGCCAACCTCGTAAGTCACCGAGCTTCCGCCGATTTTTACCACGCGGAGTCCTGACTCGATGGCCTCAGGATAGGCTACCGGTTTTCGGAACTGACAGTTTGAACTGACGATATATCCGACGACGGGGGCATTGTGGATATCCAGGCCTCCCTCATCAATCAGATACCGGTTTATGGCCGTGTCGAAGTAGGAATAGTAGGTGACGTTATTGATGTGCCCATACACATCGTTGTCCATCCATCGCGTGGTGACGGGATAAAAAACGGTGAAGTCTTCTCGTTCCAATGTCGGGCTCCTGAATCTGTGTTAGGCCGGATTGTTCAACTGTAAGGACATAATGTTCTCACATAAAGAGAACCGGTCCGGAAATCGTTCCGGAAAACAGGGCCCGACCGCTCCGACTAATCAAACAGGACAACCTGGCGGACTGCCTTGCCCGAGGCCAGCTTTTCAAATCCCTCGTTAATCTGGTCCAGGGTTAGCGTGCCGCTGAGCAGTTTGTCCACCGGCAGCTTGCCCTGACGAAACAGGGTGACGTAGCGGGCGACATCACGTACGGGAACGCAACTACCGACATAGCTGCCTTTGAGGGTCCGTTCCTCGGCAACCAGGCTGACTTGCTGGATGGCGACTTTCTTTTCCGGATGGGCCAGACCGCCGGTGACGGTGGTGCCACCGCGGCGGGTGATCTGGTAGGCGAATTCCAACGCTTTTTCGGAGCCGGCCATTTCAATCGCGCAGTCCACGCCGCCGCTGGTCAGGGTCTTGATCTTGTCCACGCAACCATCTTCACCGGAGTTGAAGGTGTGGGTCGCCCCCAGTTCCTTCGCCAGCGCGAGCTTGTCTTCGTCCAGGTCAATCGCAATCACCTCGCCGGCTCCGGCTACCAGGGCGCCCAGTACGCTGTTGAGGCCGACCCCTCCGAGACCAATGACGGCCACGGCCTGCCCCGCCTTGATGTTCGCGGAGTTGATGGCGGCACCGACGCCGGTCAGTACCGCACAACCGAACAGTGCAGCGTGATGCAGGGGTAGCGCTGGATCGACCTTGACCAGGGAGTCCCGCGATACCACTGCATGATCGGCAAAGGCGGAAACCCCCAGATGGTGATTGATGGCGGTGCCATCCGC is a window encoding:
- a CDS encoding zinc-dependent alcohol dehydrogenase family protein → MKIRAAVLQAIGAERPYQDTKPLVIEELELDPPGDNEVLVQIKAAGLCHSDLSVIDGNRPRPVPMALGHEAAGIVKSVGSGVRDLKEGDHVVAVFVPSCGHCAPCAEGRPALCEPAAKTNNAGTLVSGEHRLHRADGTAINHHLGVSAFADHAVVSRDSLVKVDPALPLHHAALFGCAVLTGVGAAINSANIKAGQAVAVIGLGGVGLNSVLGALVAGAGEVIAIDLDEDKLALAKELGATHTFNSGEDGCVDKIKTLTSGGVDCAIEMAGSEKALEFAYQITRRGGTTVTGGLAHPEKKVAIQQVSLVAEERTLKGSYVGSCVPVRDVARYVTLFRQGKLPVDKLLSGTLTLDQINEGFEKLASGKAVRQVVLFD
- a CDS encoding ABC transporter permease, with protein sequence MDALAEAFRLIITLDADLFEILWLSIQVSLSALVVSAVIGLPLGTWLAITRFPGRKFCILLLNALMGMPPVVVGLIVYLLLSRSGPLGWLGLLYTPSAMIIAQVVLITPIIAALSNQVIEHLHQEYRDTFYSMGITGRRAVGAYLVDARYALTTCILAGFGRAIAEVGAVIIVGGNIDHLTRVMTTAIALETSKGNLTLALGLGAVLLTLSLLVNALVIGVREYAAKRQYA
- the mobA gene encoding molybdenum cofactor guanylyltransferase MobA — translated: MTECAVILAGGQANRMGGGDKGRLMLGDQSLIHRVIDRITPQVDAVVLNANGDLSRFDDLGLPVVADSIGDFPGPLAGVLAGMDWAAEQGHEWLISVAADTPSFPLDLAARLAECDTPVVLAATPDPERGRLPQPTFGRWQVALRHNLRAALNDGVRKIRQWTQAQGETLVIFGEDDFFNINTPEDLAWAEKHLK
- a CDS encoding acyl-CoA thioesterase, coding for MDNDVYGHINNVTYYSYFDTAINRYLIDEGGLDIHNAPVVGYIVSSNCQFRKPVAYPEAIESGLRVVKIGGSSVTYEVGVFREGDPEAAAFGQVVHVFVDRRKHASAPIPGEIRAALERILVD
- a CDS encoding substrate-binding domain-containing protein codes for the protein MKHLIICVALAFSAHTLADTIIVQSTTSTQNSGLYDYLLPLLEKDTGIKVNVVAVGTGQAIKNARRCDGDVLLVHARPAEEKLVADGYGDYRRDLMYNDFVIIGPKADPANLADARDVIDALQRIKQAGAKFASRGDDSGTHKKERSLWQAAAIDPDAGSGQWYLETGSGMGATLNTGVSLGAYVLTDRATWIAFANKQDAAILFEGNPALFNQYGVIPVSAKKCPNVNREAAETFAQWLLSDTGQAAIGAYQVDGKQLFFPNAD
- a CDS encoding ATP-binding cassette domain-containing protein, coding for MNTLQSANMPNLLLPIIISDLRLIKGDRAVLQGVNLRIDEPGITVIMGPNGAGKTMLLRCLHGLITPDEGLITLGSLTVAASRDEQAMVFQHPVLLRRTALQNLAFAAPRIAKTAPRRLIQALESVNLADRADQPARMLSGGEQQRLALARALLSEPALLLLDEATASLDPASVLLIESLVKAQSARGTKVILVSHDQSQARRLADEIVFISNGQIAEQSPAGQFFTAPKTPMAKAYLAGEILF
- a CDS encoding formate dehydrogenase accessory sulfurtransferase FdhD; translated protein: MTSAPLLPNPTDPRLSRTVEGVDEAGQPKSISVIEERPLTIYLNSQEIVTAMTIGDHPEYLALGFLLNQGMLKETDQVTKIDFDEELEVAVVRTAGVTDVETKLKKKTRTSGCAVGTVFGDMMAGLDGLSLPDTPVHTSTFYDLSYQINHTPSLYMETGAIHGTALCQGRQILAYMEDVGRHNAVDKIAGWMHLNGIPAADKVLYTTGRLTSEMVIKTALMGIPTLISRSGFTAWGVDIARQVGLTLIGRMRGRKFTCLGGQHRLVFDQDLSQVPDEDKKLRRKGAQHD
- the mobB gene encoding molybdopterin-guanine dinucleotide biosynthesis protein B, which gives rise to MNVIGIVGWKNCGKTTLAAALIRELSGRGLTVNSIKHAHHTVDVDQPGTDSYQHRDAGAREVILAGGQRFAIMHELRGAREPTLDELLARLGPCDWVVVEGFKTHSHPKIEVHRRESSRAPLHPEDASIIAVATDYASEFAGPCFDLNDVPGIADFILTPGKP